GCATGCTGTTACTGACGTTACTTCTAGAAATCACATTCCATTAATGTTCTTGAGTAGGCGAATTCATATGTGCTTGCTAATGAAGAATCAGTCAAGTTATTCAACTGGTTTGGATCGGATTTAAAATACAGAACTAAAAATTGAACCATGTTTTGACGCTCTTTTTCTGAAATCATTTTAGTACCCCCCTTTTTTTTGGTGTATAACAATAATTATTTATTAAATCTATTATATAACAGAGGGGGAATTAATACCACAATAAATTTTAAAAATTCAGAATATTTATTTTTTCGACCGATTTCAAAATGAATCTGTTCAAGAATAAGAAAGTGGATGAATGATTAACATTATCTACATAACATTTTTTGAATTTTAGTGCTCATGCTAGTAAAAAGGAGTGATTTTGATGGCAAATAAAAATCGAAACAAAATTCTGGTACCTGAAGCTAGACAAGAGCTAGATCAATTAAAGGCGAAAGTAATCGGTACTAGTAAACCTGAAGATGCAGCATTAGAGGTAGCTAAGGAATTAGGTATTCCGTTGAAAGATGGATACAACGGTCAACTTACTTCTGCTGAAGCTGGTAAAGTTGGCGGAAAAATTGGAGGAAGCATGGTCAAGGAGCTAGTGAAGATGGCACAAGAAAGCATAAGGAAAGATCAGTAAATTAAAGAGTGAATGGCTCAAATTCAAGTTACACTTAAACCTTATATATAGTATGATCGATGTGGTGGTATTTGTCTTCTTGGTAAGAAAACGACTGCCACACTAAATAATGATCATATAAAAATTAAGGAGAATTACATGTCCTGGAGTAAATTAAAGCAAAATTTAGAGAGTTTTCTTAGTC
The sequence above is a segment of the Solibacillus sp. FSL H8-0523 genome. Coding sequences within it:
- a CDS encoding alpha/beta-type small acid-soluble spore protein; translation: MANKNRNKILVPEARQELDQLKAKVIGTSKPEDAALEVAKELGIPLKDGYNGQLTSAEAGKVGGKIGGSMVKELVKMAQESIRKDQ